The genome window TAGACAGTTGGGCTCAGGTGTATCTTGTTGGGAAGGCCATGACTCTCCATGCGAGATGCAGTGTTGACTGTGTCTCCAAATAGACAGTAACGAGGCGTCTTCTCCCCAACTACACCTGCCAGTACAGGACCAGTGTGGAGACCCACACGGATCGACAGAAATACAACAAGCCAAAGAACAGATGCTGCGTTGTGACAGAAGAGAGCAAACATACATTTCATGCGTACAATTTTGATTTAATCCTTAACACAGATGCATTTGCAGCGGTGGAAGAATAATTCCAAtaatttacttaaataaaagtatcaTTACCACACTATAAAAATACTTAATTCTAAGTAGAAGTCATGCAAagttttactcaagtaaagtacataaGTAAAGTATTACTAACAAAATGTTCGGAAATTATCAAAAGTAACACACTCATTATGCAGAACGATCCCTATCAGTTTAGTAGGGATTTTAAATTTTAACTTAAATCTTTTCACTACATTTCTTCCCTCCATTGCTGAggtaaaaataaacacacaaacggTTGTCCCTTTAAATATCTGTGTCAAAAGGTTAAATCTGTCATGTATACCTTGTAAACATTTGCATGTGCACAGTTGTGAGTCGGTCGAATCAAAGGTACATGGAGTTAAGCATAAGGTCAATGTGGATTGGTTCACACAGGGAGCAGATGTTAGTGAAGGTTACCACATCACTGAAGAGTATGGTGTACTCTTCAAATTcagtatacacaaacacatagtgtacataaagacacacagcaGTCATATTAGACACgtcaaacacaaaacaacactCTGATTATTCAATATGTATAGCATTTGCATTCCATTAACCTGCTTCTACTGTCTTGCCCTCCTTCAGCCAATTAGCCACATGCTTGGGCAACATGGCATACAGAAAGTTCtctgtcttcctcctctcctcctccaggtgctgagaaaggaggtggagctcctctttttttccctccagcTGATTGGACAGCTCGATTTGAGCCAGTCGTTGATTGAGCAGGATGAGGTGACGTCATGGGGTGCGATGTCAGAAATGTGAAAGCTCCTAAAGGCTTCTCAATAGAGGAGAAGCTTGATTGAGCATACAGTCCAGAGAGGGCATCCAGATCATCTGACCTACATAGAGCAAACAATAATACTTCTTCTATCTGCTTAGGGTAGACAAAGTATAGTTTGGGATATTATTTTTTGAGAGACAGCTGTGTCCCTCAGATAGACACAGGCTCATCCAGAAGGAGCTGTCCAGTCCAGCCTGGTGCTGAAACCAACGTTTAGCTCTGCAGTCCTGGACGGGAAACGCAAATATTTCACATCCCAATGATGTATTTTTAAGCTAAGAATAAATACCCACAAGAAATACCCTTTTacttaaaaacaatataatttgTTTGACAAGGCAATTTATACATACTCGCTACAAGCTAGTTGTGACAATTATTAAGCATCTTTCCAATATCTATTATAGGCTATAGGGTAGTAGTTCTTTAAAAtctaaactaaaaactaaaatcaaTATTTAAAACTAGATGTATGGTAGCCCATAGGGACAgcatttataaattaaaaacatgtattCTCATGTGGTTCGCATCTAGATtcatatgtatatttattttatttttgtaaaaatctggctctttttttctcaaacaagACCATGCATGTTTTTAAGTATAATTAATTTGTCacaaaatagttttaaaaaaagctgTGCTTCACATTTATAATTCATAAATAAGTAACATATGAGGGATCGAGAACAATCTGAATGGATTATTAAGTCTATTATTTAGTGTTTGTTaattttaattcaatttaaaaaaaatacagtttgcTTGAATGTATAAAGCTAAATGTAGTATAAAATGTTGTAATGAAGCCTTAATATTGTGGTAAAACAGTTGCTGatcatttgttttaaaggtcTCTATGATTTTATTCTGGTCTGATGTCTTCTGATGTCATGACAGCAGTCCATTATGATAGTACCAGCATCAAaggtctgcacacacacacacacgcacacacacacacacacacacacacacacacacacacacacacacacacacacacacacacacacacacacacacacacacacacacacacacacacacacacacacacacacacacacacacacacacacacacgtgtgtgccAAGTACTGTGGCAAGGCTGGTTGCCAATGCATACGCCCATGTATTTGTCACCTAAACAAAGCCAAAAtaaactgtaatgtaatgtagtcaTGTGCAAACATAAATACTTTATTTCTTAGAGAAATGTTATCACTCAAAAATAGGTTTTGCATGATTgtcaaaaaataacaaaatcctCCTACATATATTTGTAGAAATAATTACTCAATATTCTGATCATAACACACAACACGTGtgcaaatacaaacacattgaGAGTCTACAATATGACAAATCAAGGGAGTATTTTTAGGTTCAATTAACATTCAATTGCAGAAATATTTATCAAACTATTTCATCACTACAGTTTTCTTCACGCTACCAATTGCTGCTGCATCCAATTTATCAATATTTATGAAATGTGAGAATCTGGAATCAAGCAACCCAGATATGTTTTAGCACCCGATTTTGGCTTACTTATTCTgggatttttttatgtttccatgcccaaaaaaactacataaaaaaacacaaattaaaaacattttctagCACTCAATGGATCTTCAATTATATAATAGTTAAGATGGGATTATGAATGCCATGCCCTCTGCTGGTAAACGACTTAAAAATctagtaaaacaaacaaacaaactgatcCAGGGAGATGTTTGAGCCAACATGCAACATGTCTTTTTAGATGTGTTACAATGTTtcaatacaacaacaacaaaaaaacagtcagtGGCTGTGTCCATGGTGAAATAATGGTAGGTTGATAGCACCAAAACGATTAACCTAATGTGCTGTGTTCATATCCTGGTGAGTTTCAGGTCCGTAATGAGGCCTGCAGGGCCCTCATGTCCCTCAGCAGCCTCAGGTTcctcttgctcctctctcctGGTCTAACTTTAGAGCGACCTCTAGTGGACACTGTGGTAATGACTCTCACCTCATTCCCACTGTTGCGCCTGGAATTAGCTTCCTTTCTTAACTTCTTTATCTAGTGGGGAGACAAGTAAAGGAAAACACTTTTGAAATTTGAGTTTTGTGTCAACTGAATTCTTTCTGTGTGAAAACCtacctgtgttttgtgtttgtagaGCTTGCTGATCtgctctcctttcctttccattTTCAGCAGCAGCCTCTCCTGCTCCCTCTGAAGTTCTCTTCTTTCCTGATCAGAAACACTGGCCTCCTCCTGCCTCATCAACTCGTGCTGCTCCCTGCAACACAAACAGAGAATCAAATTCAACACTATTCTAAGCTATTTACTCCATATAAGACTACACTCACAAGCTCATGAGTCGCTGCTCCTCCTGTAGTGCTTGCAGCAGCTCTGATAGCTCCTCCCCGCTAGTGgacgaggaagaagaggagcgGTCTGAATGCCTGAGACCACCCGTCTCATAGCTGTTTGCGTTGTTAGAGAGGACACGACTGTTGCAGAGGTGTGGCTGGTGTCGCTTCAGGAGAGACAAAACTGACTGAACGTTTGCCCTGACAGAGTGGCTGCAGCCTACTGACTGAAAGTCAGGTAGGAGATGAGAAAAAGAGATGGTGTAAGGGAAGTGCAGCATTAAAAACTAAATACCATTTTATTCCAATGCTAAAACCACAAATGCATATGTTCCCATACTACCGTTCCAGCAACAAAAGGTACATCTCTGAGGCTCAGTCTATAGTGTGGCTGTGTGTAGGACGACTGCTGTGGTGAAGATTTCTGGAAAGCGAAAATCCACATAAACAAAAGGAAGATCCACAGGAAAAATGCACTTTTGTTTATATTACAAATGTATTGCTGTTACAAATATTTAACTGATTAGTTTTTCTAACCAACATccaaaatgtttacattttttaatgacACCAAGATGAAACATTGGGTGTTTTTTTGAGAGCAGACAAAATGGAATgtgcattgattttttttttttacaatttcacAATTGTTTCAAACATCTACTAATGTATAAAAAGGACAATAAACATTCTGAAAAAGAAGTAAAAACCTGTGAAATTCTTTACCTTTGAATTGGACTTCTTCTCTTTGGACTGTCTGCTGGACAGGCAAGGTGACACTGACTGCAGCAATATTCTATTGGTCTCCAAACCTGTCTGTAGCTGAGGAACacacaaaaaatgatatccaaGTGAGTGTGTGGAAATTTCTAAATTTACATTCAGCATAAAGCATGCAGTACATAAAACAATAGACTAAGCTTCCTTTCAAAACATTACAAGCTGTAAATAGTGGTGGTAGCTAAAGACAAATACAAAGCCAAGTTACCTGATTGGCCTTATCCTGGACCAGCTTTCTCTGGTGCTCCTCCTCCTGTAGTTTCATCTCCAGCTCCCGAAGCTTCATCTGACATATTCAGACACGCACAATCAGTATTGtggtaataataacaataagaGAATAGATTTATTTTCCCATCTTGTCCCGGCCCACTTGAGATTAAAACATAAATTATCTTTTCAGTAAAATTCTGGTTAAATGAGACCATACCATGaaaatataatacaaataaGTTTAAATCAGAGTCTAGGATTTGTGACTTCTGAACTGATCTGAGCTAGATCACTGATTTTCAACCTTCAGGATTGGGTTTGTGACCCTTTTGAACTAATCAATGTCTACTCAATTTTTAGCAGTTTAACCAAAGAGTGTCTTTTCCCCCTCAAATTTGGGCCTGAAGAGGTAAAAGTGTTCAGCATTTTACAACAAAAAGCTAAAATATAAAaggactttgttttttttaaataataatcattttgtgtcaaataacttttttttattttgttttctcacCCCTTCTATTCATTTTTGACTCCCTTAAGATGTATTTTGGGAACCACAGCCCTAGATTTCTGGATCTTTCGGCTATGGGACCAAGCTTCACTAATCAAATATTTGTTCTTGAGGAATTAGTGTCATTTGGTCTGCATAGAAATGTACAATTTTGAGCCAAGGCCCCGACCAACAGTAACAACTCTAACTGACATGTCACTGTGTCCTTGTGTGTACCTCAgcgttgttttgtgtgtgtgtcagcctaAGATACTCCTGCTCCAGTCGCTCCAGCTTCTCCAACTGGGCATGCTCAGACACTGTGTCAGATTGTTGATCAGATGATTTGGCTGTCTCCATGGCAACCTGAAAGCGTAGAGAACAATTAATACAGTTCTACAAATATACTTACTTAATGAGAGCTATTAACTCAAAAACATTGCATTTAGGCAtgattgttttttctttacatttttcttattcAATTTTAAGGGAAGAGTCTTATATCACAGCCTGTGACACTAAGGAGCACTGGGCTAACCTGCTGTTTGAGCAGGCTGGTCCTGTCTGCCCTGGCACTGCGCAACATCCTCCTCATGTGATCCAGCTGTCGCTCCAGCTTCACACAGCGAGACTCTGCAGCAGCCAGGTGGGTGATCAACACTGTCGAGAAGAACAATGAGACACCATAAGATATAAGGAATAAGAGGAAACATATGATATGTTATTCATACACCCACCTTGATTGCAGTTGGACTGGCCACTTATCTCTCTTTTTGTGTCTGTGGGATCCGTTAAGAGTCTCTGTGTGACTTTATCACGCTGCAGATGTGTATGTGATGCATCTTCCCCCAGAGTGTGCAGACTGAGCTCTGCATGTCCTTTCTCTCCTAACTCCAGCCTCTTGATCTTCTCCTGGAGGTTCCTCAAGGCAGATAAGATCTCTACACGTGCACAGACACATGGATTGTGTGTAAGAGAGATTTGACATAAGAATGTGATGCATACAGGGATATAATGAACATATTTAGGGCATGATTATAGTCGTGGTGTAATAAGATATGATTTTTAGGTTTGGATGGAAGAATAGGAGGGTataggaagggagggaggagaatGTGAAAGAATGAATAGATGTCAGTGAAACTGAGACATTCAAGTAGTGCGGCATCATGTTGCACATGCTGTAACCATGGAGCTCTGAAACACCACAATACCTGAATGGAAACTTTGTAGAgggaaaacaacacacacacagatgaacaAATTAAAGTTACCTGCACTGCTGGTCTCTGGGAATGCCTTTATGGGTGATGAAGGGCGACACATCTGATGTGTGCGTGTTTGGGGTGTGTGCTGCAGAAGTGTGTTGATGAAGGGACGGTGAGGAGGATACTCTCTATAAGATGGGAGTGACAGGGTGTCGGATACTACTCCACTGGGTGCTGGTGGTGGACAGAGATCCTACAGAGAAAAGGGGCGAAATGTTGAACAGCATCCACAATATATGGCAAATATTGTATATCTACGGCATATTTTCAATATATGAGAAATGGGGTTATTGCAGTGatcaatcatcatcatcaatcatCATGAGCAATCAGCAAATGaagtacagaaagtgaagaaatgCACTAAAACCTTAAATTCCATGTTCTAACTGACCTTATAGTTACAACATGAGTTATACTTTCTAGGTCTGCAACATCAGCTGGACTGAGTCTTTGGTCACTATAAACGGTGGCAAACAGATTTAACTCTTCATTTTAAGTTaaagtaggctaacgttatgtgtAGTAACGTTAAAGCTACCTTCTCCCGCGTAGCATCAGCACCGGGTGTTTTTGACAACGTCTCCATTAAAATGCAGCCAAGCAGACTGCCTCGCTTGTGCTGAACCTGGGAGTAAAATATGCAAAATATGGTAATTTTAGTTTAAAGTAAAATTACAGCCAGACTTGTTTTTAATGACGACTGTCAGTCTGCTAGCTAAGCGCCGCTTCTAGGGCTGCCAGAGCTGTGAAAAGAAAACATCACTTGACAAACCACACAATCCAGGGTTTCTGAGGAGTTTGAATGATATTTATACCAGCCTGGCCCGTCAGACGCTATACAAATACACGTTAACGTTATGTTTGAGGGACAGGCAGACCGGTGCGACTTAAACGATAAAACAAACGCACACCATTTGTTTACCGGAAGTGTAGTTTTTCTTCCGCGGAGATTCTGCAGTTTAGAAAGGTGATGTTTCCGAATACAACTACAATAACTCTGAGCCATTTGTGAGAGTCGGGGAGAGTGTTTAACTTGCCGGGATTTTCTGACATGTTTACTGGACTTGTGAGGAGGTGGGTTGCGATGCATGCAAGTAATGTTAGTGTTTTTCCCACGTGGTATCTTATAGCATACACAACAAATAATAATCTAATGTTCAATAGACATGTGGGTTAGACCCATCCGATATGTAAATACAAGCTTAGTTCTTGTTAGCTATCGCATTGATAACTTGCACTGTTTCTCGCAAAAGTGAACTCACCATCTTCGCAGTAACTTAAGACGttaagttagctaacgttacgaCTTCACTTACGgataattagctagctagctatcacACAGTAACAATATTATAACGTAACACAATGTTTTGTAGTGTGTCGTAAAGTGCATTGTTCGGTGGCCCAGATATTATAAATATGGCTTTATTTCAGGAACTCagacattttcttttatatttattcCGTAATATTTCTCAcgaataacgttagctcagtCTGTTGATAAAATAATACTGACTTTATCATCGTGACTTATCCGTGGTATGTGGTATGTCTATTATCTCCTTAAATAGCAACATACTATTTGTACAAATTAGTACTTTCCTAATGTGATTATTGTTATCCTGTAATATTATGTCTAAACTGtatgttagaatatattttttaaacaagatGCTCAGGgctaaatgtattttctgcaGAGGAAGCCTTTTGATGACCACCTGTCAGGAGTGAGATCTTATTTCCCCACATCATCATGTCTTCAGAGAACACCTTGTGAGTTTGTTTAAATTTATATGGTGATTGTGCTGGTTGGTTATTAACAGGTCTCCAAATGACTGACCGATAATATATATTATCTAGATAATTTACAGTTATATATGGGTACAAAACAATCAAATACATGAGCTGTATTTTTTATGATGGTATTTTGTGCTGTTTTTCTAGAGATGATGAGGATACCTTCAAGATCCTGATTGCTACAGACATTCACCTTGGTTACCTCGAGAAGGATGCCATCCGTGGCAATGACTCTTATAACACACTTGATGAAATACTGAAATGTGCCAAGACAAATCAGGTACATACAAGTTGATAGATGTGCATGTGGATGACTCAACAGTAAATCAGATTGATGCATATCTCTGTCTGCTTGAATGGACATAACAAAGTCTACCTGTTCTAAATACCCACTGCTTTCTATTTTCCCATTTGTTCGCTTGCAGGTAGATTTCATCCTGCTGGGTGGTGATTTGTTCCACGACAACAAACCGTCACGCCGATGTCTCCACAACTGCATCACTATGCTTAGACGATACTGCATGGGAGACACGCCCATACACTTCAACATTCTCAGTGACCAGAATGTCAACTTCAACACCACCGAGTCAGttctgctgtgtttgtgtggttaTTTTAGCAAAACATTGTACATCTTGTTACATTAATGTtggtatatgtgtgtatgactTGCTGTAGGTTCCCCTGGGTTAACTATCAGGATGAAAACCTGAACATCTCTATTCCTGCATTCAGCATTCACGGTAACCATGATGACCCAACTGGGGTGAGTTGTGAGTCCAGCATAAAAGGAATTATTAGACACAACACAAGATCTAAATATGCAAGGATGTTCATTTGTGTATGTCTGttatctatatatttttgtttgttttaatgtccCGTTTACTTTATTTTCCTCAAGGCTGAAGGTTTGTGTGCGTTGG of Sander lucioperca isolate FBNREF2018 chromosome 5, SLUC_FBN_1.2, whole genome shotgun sequence contains these proteins:
- the cep57 gene encoding centrosomal protein of 57 kDa isoform X1, whose protein sequence is METLSKTPGADATREKDLCPPPAPSGVVSDTLSLPSYREYPPHRPFINTLLQHTPQTRTHQMCRPSSPIKAFPETSSAEILSALRNLQEKIKRLELGEKGHAELSLHTLGEDASHTHLQRDKVTQRLLTDPTDTKREISGQSNCNQVLITHLAAAESRCVKLERQLDHMRRMLRSARADRTSLLKQQVAMETAKSSDQQSDTVSEHAQLEKLERLEQEYLRLTHTQNNAEMKLRELEMKLQEEEHQRKLVQDKANQLQTGLETNRILLQSVSPCLSSRQSKEKKSNSKKSSPQQSSYTQPHYRLSLRDVPFVAGTVSVGCSHSVRANVQSVLSLLKRHQPHLCNSRVLSNNANSYETGGLRHSDRSSSSSSTSGEELSELLQALQEEQRLMSLEQHELMRQEEASVSDQERRELQREQERLLLKMERKGEQISKLYKHKTQIKKLRKEANSRRNSGNEVRVITTVSTRGRSKVRPGERSKRNLRLLRDMRALQASLRT
- the cep57 gene encoding centrosomal protein of 57 kDa isoform X2, which produces METLSKTPGADATREKDLCPPPAPSGVVSDTLSLPSYREYPPHRPFINTLLQHTPQTRTHQMCRPSSPIKAFPETSSAEILSALRNLQEKIKRLELGEKGHAELSLHTLGEDASHTHLQRDKVTQRLLTDPTDTKREISGQSNCNQVLITHLAAAESRCVKLERQLDHMRRMLRSARADRTSLLKQQVAMETAKSSDQQSDTVSEHAQLEKLERLEQEYLRLTHTQNNAEMKLRELEMKLQEEEHQRKLVQDKANQLQTGLETNRILLQSVSPCLSSRQSKEKKSNSKKSSPQQSSYTQPHYRLSLRDVPFVAGTSVGCSHSVRANVQSVLSLLKRHQPHLCNSRVLSNNANSYETGGLRHSDRSSSSSSTSGEELSELLQALQEEQRLMSLEQHELMRQEEASVSDQERRELQREQERLLLKMERKGEQISKLYKHKTQIKKLRKEANSRRNSGNEVRVITTVSTRGRSKVRPGERSKRNLRLLRDMRALQASLRT